One genomic window of Sporosarcina ureae includes the following:
- a CDS encoding ATP synthase subunit I: MQSMQEIFKQQKKSFFFLLALFVLGWFFFDYRTIFAGLILGSLFGMYNFWILVRRMERFDRSIDEGKRAKSLGMGLRFASGVGATAIALVMPEEFDLISTVIGLMIPYALLFTGHLLFHLKQ, encoded by the coding sequence ATGCAAAGTATGCAGGAAATTTTCAAACAGCAGAAGAAGAGTTTCTTTTTTTTGCTTGCATTGTTCGTGCTCGGTTGGTTCTTCTTTGACTACCGGACTATCTTCGCTGGGCTCATCTTAGGTTCACTTTTCGGTATGTATAACTTTTGGATTCTCGTTCGACGGATGGAACGGTTTGACCGGTCTATCGATGAAGGGAAGCGAGCGAAGTCATTAGGTATGGGCTTACGTTTTGCATCAGGTGTAGGGGCTACGGCCATTGCACTCGTTATGCCGGAGGAGTTTGATCTGATCAGCACGGTAATCGGGTTAATGATACCCTATGCATTGCTGTTTACTGGTCATCTGCTGTTCCATTTAAAGCAATGA
- the atpB gene encoding F0F1 ATP synthase subunit A — protein MNHENPQFILFGIGFNPSNILMLFVTCLIVFLIAVASTRRLQMKPTGMQNFMEWVMDFVKGIIKNNMDWKTGGRFHVLGITLIMFVFVANMIGLPFAIVWDHQLWWKSPTADPVITLTLAATVVALTHYYGVKQLGMGKYLKTYFQPIPFLAPLKVIEEFANTLTLGLRLYGNIFAGEILIGLLATLGASSIFGLAGAVIPALAWLGFSVFIGAIQAFIFVMLTMVYMAHKVSTDH, from the coding sequence GTGAATCATGAAAATCCACAGTTTATTTTATTCGGAATCGGGTTTAACCCATCGAATATACTGATGTTATTTGTAACGTGTCTGATTGTCTTCCTGATTGCAGTTGCATCTACACGGCGGCTTCAGATGAAACCTACGGGTATGCAGAACTTCATGGAGTGGGTCATGGACTTTGTCAAAGGCATCATCAAAAATAACATGGACTGGAAAACGGGAGGCCGCTTCCACGTACTAGGCATCACTTTGATCATGTTTGTCTTTGTTGCAAATATGATTGGACTTCCATTCGCAATCGTATGGGATCACCAACTCTGGTGGAAATCACCGACAGCCGATCCAGTTATCACGTTAACCCTCGCTGCTACAGTTGTTGCGTTAACGCATTACTATGGTGTGAAACAGCTCGGAATGGGCAAGTATTTGAAAACGTACTTCCAGCCAATTCCATTCTTGGCACCATTGAAGGTCATTGAGGAATTCGCAAATACGTTGACACTCGGTCTTCGTCTTTACGGTAACATTTTCGCAGGTGAAATCTTGATTGGTTTACTTGCAACATTGGGTGCTTCAAGCATCTTCGGTCTTGCCGGAGCTGTTATACCAGCACTTGCATGGCTCGGTTTCTCGGTATTCATCGGGGCGATCCAAGCATTTATCTTCGTTATGTTAACGATGGTCTATATGGCTCACAAGGTCAGCACAGATCACTAA
- the atpE gene encoding F0F1 ATP synthase subunit C, with protein MGLLAAAIAVGLGALGAGIGNGLIVSKTVEGIARQPEARGVLQTTMFIGVALVEALPIIATVIAFIVMNK; from the coding sequence ATGGGTTTATTAGCAGCAGCTATTGCAGTTGGTCTAGGTGCACTTGGTGCAGGTATCGGTAACGGTTTAATCGTTTCTAAGACAGTTGAAGGGATCGCTCGTCAACCAGAAGCACGTGGCGTTCTACAAACAACAATGTTCATTGGTGTTGCATTGGTTGAGGCACTTCCAATCATCGCAACAGTTATTGCGTTTATCGTAATGAACAAATAA
- the atpF gene encoding F0F1 ATP synthase subunit B codes for MVLDTFVLLSANADAGFLASLNQRLNLGDIIVTVVFFTILMVLLKKFAWGPLMGVMDQRAQLIATEIEQAEASRQESAKLLEEQRVLLKEARESAQSIVESAKKQGEAQREELIMAARAEANRMKESATLEIVTEKEKAVAAVREEFVSLSILAASKVLGKEISEEDNRALIEETIVKAGEGR; via the coding sequence ATCGTGTTGGATACCTTCGTCCTCTTATCAGCAAACGCTGACGCAGGATTTTTAGCTAGTTTAAACCAACGTCTAAATTTAGGCGACATTATCGTTACTGTAGTATTTTTCACGATTCTCATGGTACTTCTAAAGAAGTTTGCATGGGGTCCGTTAATGGGCGTGATGGATCAACGAGCGCAATTAATCGCTACTGAGATCGAACAAGCCGAAGCAAGTCGTCAAGAATCTGCAAAGCTTCTTGAAGAGCAACGTGTTCTGTTAAAAGAAGCACGCGAAAGCGCACAATCTATCGTAGAGAGTGCGAAGAAACAAGGTGAAGCTCAACGTGAAGAGCTAATTATGGCTGCACGCGCTGAAGCAAACCGTATGAAAGAATCTGCAACTCTCGAAATCGTTACCGAAAAAGAGAAAGCCGTTGCAGCAGTTCGCGAAGAATTCGTATCTCTTTCTATCTTGGCTGCGTCTAAGGTTCTTGGGAAAGAAATTTCTGAGGAAGATAACCGTGCATTGATCGAAGAAACGATTGTGAAGGCAGGCGAAGGGCGATGA
- a CDS encoding F0F1 ATP synthase subunit delta, protein MSQSVIAKRYAVALFEAAQEKQQTLSVQTDLKQLQKVFAEEKQFDELLISPKFSIQKKKELIGQLFNGANQLVLNTLYVLIDAGRIEEIGNLIEDFQELANEASGVAEAKVYSTRLLSDEESTAISTAFAHKVGKQSLHIENIIDPSLIGGIRLQIGNQIYDSSVSAKLARLERQLIN, encoded by the coding sequence ATGAGCCAATCGGTAATCGCAAAACGTTATGCCGTTGCATTATTCGAAGCAGCACAGGAAAAGCAACAAACGCTTTCCGTGCAAACTGATTTAAAACAATTGCAAAAAGTATTCGCTGAAGAAAAGCAATTTGACGAGTTATTAATTTCGCCAAAGTTTTCTATTCAGAAGAAGAAAGAATTGATTGGACAGCTTTTCAATGGAGCAAACCAACTTGTATTGAACACACTATATGTGTTGATCGATGCAGGCCGTATTGAAGAAATAGGCAATCTAATCGAAGACTTCCAGGAACTCGCTAACGAGGCTTCTGGAGTTGCCGAAGCGAAAGTCTACTCTACACGTTTGCTTTCAGATGAAGAAAGTACAGCTATCTCTACTGCCTTTGCACACAAAGTAGGAAAACAATCATTGCATATCGAGAACATTATTGATCCAAGCTTGATCGGTGGCATCCGCCTTCAGATCGGCAACCAAATTTACGACAGTAGTGTCAGTGCAAAGCTGGCGCGTCTGGAACGTCAATTAATCAATTAA
- the atpA gene encoding F0F1 ATP synthase subunit alpha, translated as MGIKAEEISGLIKQQIENYQSEMEVSETGTVIRVGDGIALAHGLDNVMAGELLEFSTGVMGLAQNLEANNVGIVILGPYTDIKEGDEVRRTGRIMEVPVGEELIGRVVNSLGQPVDGLGPINTTKTRPIESPAQGVMARKSVHEPLQTGIKAIDALVPIGRGQRELIIGDRQTGKTTVAIDAILNQADQDMICIYVAIGQKESTVRGVVETLRRNGALDYTIVVTASASSPSPMLFLAPYTGISMAEEFMFAGKHVLIVYDDLSKQAAAYRELSLLLRRPPGREAYPGDVFYLHSRLLERAAKLNDELGAGSITALPFVETQAGDISAYIPTNVISITDGQIFLQSDLFFSGVRPAINAGLSVSRVGGSAQIKAMKKVAGTLRLDLAAFRELEAFSQFGSDLDPTTRAKLDRGHRTVEILKQDLNKPLKVEYQVISLYALTRGFLDDIPVKDVLRFESEITSWLESNHTEVYDHIRTTKDLPADDVMSAAFNEFKKNFVTSEA; from the coding sequence ATGGGCATCAAAGCTGAGGAAATTAGCGGTCTGATCAAACAACAGATCGAAAATTATCAGTCTGAAATGGAAGTAAGTGAAACAGGTACTGTAATCCGTGTAGGTGACGGTATCGCACTTGCTCATGGCCTCGACAATGTCATGGCGGGGGAACTTCTTGAGTTCTCTACCGGCGTAATGGGTCTGGCACAAAACTTGGAAGCGAACAACGTAGGTATCGTTATCCTTGGGCCATACACAGACATTAAAGAAGGCGATGAAGTTCGTCGTACAGGCCGTATTATGGAAGTACCAGTCGGAGAAGAATTGATCGGACGTGTAGTCAATTCACTTGGACAACCAGTTGATGGACTAGGTCCAATTAATACAACAAAAACTCGTCCTATCGAAAGCCCAGCACAAGGGGTTATGGCGCGTAAATCAGTTCACGAACCATTGCAAACAGGAATCAAAGCGATTGACGCTCTAGTTCCAATCGGCCGTGGACAACGTGAATTAATCATCGGTGACCGTCAAACAGGTAAAACTACTGTTGCAATTGACGCTATCCTAAACCAAGCTGACCAAGACATGATCTGTATCTATGTTGCAATTGGTCAAAAAGAATCTACTGTTCGTGGAGTTGTTGAAACTCTACGCAGAAACGGTGCACTCGATTACACAATCGTAGTTACTGCATCTGCATCAAGCCCGTCGCCAATGCTTTTCTTGGCACCATACACAGGCATTTCGATGGCAGAAGAATTCATGTTCGCAGGCAAGCACGTGCTAATCGTTTATGATGATCTATCTAAACAAGCAGCAGCTTACCGTGAACTGTCCTTGCTACTTCGTCGTCCTCCGGGTCGTGAAGCATATCCAGGGGATGTCTTCTACCTACACAGCCGCCTACTTGAGCGTGCTGCGAAGTTGAATGACGAACTAGGAGCAGGATCTATTACAGCATTGCCGTTCGTTGAGACACAAGCAGGAGATATCTCTGCTTATATCCCAACAAACGTAATTTCTATTACAGACGGACAAATCTTCTTGCAGTCTGACCTATTCTTCTCAGGTGTACGTCCAGCGATCAACGCCGGTCTTTCCGTATCCCGTGTTGGTGGATCAGCGCAAATTAAAGCAATGAAGAAAGTTGCCGGTACACTTCGTTTGGACTTGGCAGCATTCCGTGAACTAGAAGCATTCTCACAATTCGGTTCGGATCTTGACCCTACTACGAGAGCGAAACTGGACCGCGGTCACCGCACAGTTGAAATCTTGAAGCAGGACTTGAACAAGCCGTTGAAAGTCGAATACCAAGTAATCAGTCTATATGCACTGACACGCGGTTTCCTCGACGATATTCCAGTAAAAGACGTATTGCGTTTTGAAAGTGAAATCACTAGCTGGTTAGAATCCAACCATACAGAAGTGTATGACCACATTCGTACAACGAAAGATCTTCCAGCTGATGACGTAATGAGCGCAGCGTTCAACGAATTCAAGAAAAACTTTGTGACTTCTGAAGCATAA
- the atpG gene encoding ATP synthase F1 subunit gamma translates to MASLREIESRIASTKKTSQITRAMQMVSASKLNRAEVNAKKFVPYMDKVEEVVGAIAAVTKDSGHPLLTARPVKKSAYIVVTSDRGLVGGYNSHIFRAVTRAIEQRHKSKDEVVIIAIGRKGYEFFDRLGYQIEESLIGLSDHPRFEEVKDIANRAVGMFTEGVYDEVYLYYNHFISAISNEATERKLLPLTDISSVSASSSYEFEPSAEAILETLLPQYTESLIYGAVLDGKASEHASSMTAMKTATDNASDLIDSLTLQFNRARQAAITQEITEIVAGVAALE, encoded by the coding sequence GTGGCGTCCTTACGCGAGATAGAAAGCCGTATTGCTTCAACAAAAAAGACGAGTCAAATCACGAGAGCGATGCAAATGGTATCTGCTTCCAAACTGAACCGTGCCGAAGTGAATGCGAAGAAATTCGTACCTTACATGGATAAAGTAGAAGAAGTAGTTGGTGCCATTGCAGCCGTAACGAAAGATTCCGGACATCCTCTATTAACTGCACGTCCCGTAAAGAAGTCTGCGTACATCGTAGTCACTTCTGACCGTGGACTAGTTGGTGGATATAACTCGCACATTTTCCGTGCAGTTACCCGTGCAATCGAACAACGCCATAAATCGAAAGATGAAGTGGTCATTATCGCGATCGGTCGTAAAGGCTATGAATTCTTCGACCGTCTGGGTTACCAGATTGAAGAAAGCCTGATCGGACTTTCGGATCACCCTCGTTTTGAAGAAGTAAAAGATATCGCGAATCGGGCTGTTGGCATGTTCACAGAAGGCGTTTATGATGAAGTGTACTTGTATTACAACCACTTCATCTCCGCCATCTCCAACGAAGCAACTGAACGTAAATTGCTTCCACTCACAGATATTTCATCTGTATCAGCTTCATCATCTTATGAGTTCGAGCCTTCAGCAGAAGCGATTCTCGAAACACTTCTCCCACAATACACGGAGAGCCTCATTTATGGAGCGGTACTTGATGGAAAAGCGAGCGAACATGCTTCCAGTATGACAGCGATGAAGACGGCGACAGACAATGCGTCTGACCTAATCGATTCGTTAACATTACAATTTAACCGCGCTCGTCAAGCAGCGATCACTCAGGAAATCACTGAAATCGTAGCCGGCGTAGCAGCACTCGAATAA
- the atpD gene encoding F0F1 ATP synthase subunit beta: MSNGHILQVMGPVVDVKFENGQLPAIYNALKVNIDRSNGVVEVLTLEVALHLGDDAVRTIAMSSTDGLKRGTSVINTGAPISVPVGDVTLGRVFNVLGEEIDLREPVPADSQRDPIHRSAPTFEFLSTEVEILETGIKVVDLLAPYIKGGKIGLFGGAGVGKTVLIQELINNIAQEHGGISVFAGVGERTREGNDLYFEMTDSGVIKKTAMVFGQMNEPPGARMRVALSGLTMAEYFRDEQGQDVLLFIDNIFRFTQAGSEVSALLGRMPSAVGYQPTLATEMGQLQERITSTNKGSVTSIQAIYVPADDYTDPAPATTFAHLDATTNLERKLSEMGIYPAVDPLASSSRALSAEIVGPEHYRVAREVQTTLQRYRELQDIIAILGMDELDEDDKQIVDRARRIQFFLSQNFHVAEQFTGQKGSYVPVPETIKGFAEILEGKYDHLPEDAFRLVGRIEEVIAKAKAMGVEV, translated from the coding sequence ATGAGTAATGGACATATTCTTCAAGTTATGGGTCCGGTTGTCGACGTAAAGTTTGAAAACGGGCAACTTCCAGCGATCTATAACGCATTGAAGGTTAATATCGATCGTTCCAACGGAGTGGTTGAAGTATTGACTTTAGAAGTAGCACTTCACCTTGGTGATGATGCAGTTCGTACGATTGCGATGTCCTCGACAGATGGTCTGAAACGCGGTACGTCAGTTATTAATACAGGCGCACCAATTTCTGTTCCAGTCGGCGACGTTACACTCGGACGTGTATTTAACGTACTAGGTGAGGAAATTGACCTGCGTGAGCCAGTTCCTGCTGATTCACAACGTGACCCAATTCACCGTTCTGCACCAACATTTGAATTCCTTTCTACAGAGGTAGAAATTCTTGAAACTGGAATTAAAGTAGTTGACTTGCTTGCACCATACATCAAGGGTGGTAAAATCGGACTCTTCGGTGGTGCGGGAGTTGGTAAAACAGTTCTAATTCAGGAATTAATCAACAACATCGCACAAGAACACGGTGGTATTTCCGTATTCGCAGGTGTTGGAGAACGTACTCGTGAAGGAAATGACTTGTACTTTGAAATGACAGATTCAGGCGTTATCAAGAAAACGGCAATGGTATTCGGTCAAATGAACGAGCCACCAGGCGCACGTATGCGTGTAGCACTTTCTGGCTTGACTATGGCTGAGTATTTCCGTGATGAGCAAGGACAAGACGTTCTATTGTTCATCGATAACATCTTCCGCTTTACACAAGCAGGTTCTGAAGTTTCTGCACTACTTGGACGTATGCCTTCTGCGGTTGGTTACCAGCCGACATTGGCAACTGAAATGGGTCAGTTACAAGAGCGAATCACTTCTACAAATAAAGGATCAGTTACATCGATCCAAGCAATCTACGTACCAGCGGATGACTATACGGATCCAGCTCCGGCAACAACTTTCGCTCACTTAGATGCAACAACGAACTTGGAGCGTAAACTTTCAGAGATGGGTATCTACCCAGCTGTGGATCCACTAGCTTCTTCTTCACGTGCATTGAGTGCAGAAATCGTTGGACCGGAACACTACCGTGTAGCTCGTGAAGTACAAACAACTCTTCAACGATACCGTGAATTGCAAGATATCATCGCAATCTTAGGTATGGACGAGTTAGACGAAGATGACAAGCAGATCGTTGATCGCGCTCGTCGTATTCAGTTCTTCTTGTCACAAAACTTCCACGTTGCTGAGCAGTTTACAGGACAAAAAGGTTCTTACGTTCCAGTTCCTGAAACAATCAAAGGCTTTGCTGAAATTCTAGAAGGTAAGTATGATCACTTACCGGAAGATGCTTTCCGTTTAGTTGGACGTATCGAAGAAGTTATCGCAAAAGCAAAAGCTATGGGTGTAGAAGTCTAA
- a CDS encoding F0F1 ATP synthase subunit epsilon has translation MSKIKVNIVTPDGPVVEMDANMVIAVTEAGEIGILPGHIAMVAPLQIGALRLKTDGKTETVAVHGGFIEVRPEVVTVLAQSAELAESIDIARAKKAAEKAEQDLQKKTDALSQNLAELDLKRAINRMQVYEQRI, from the coding sequence ATGAGTAAAATCAAAGTGAATATCGTCACTCCCGACGGCCCTGTTGTTGAAATGGATGCGAACATGGTGATTGCAGTTACCGAAGCTGGTGAGATCGGGATTCTACCCGGTCACATCGCGATGGTCGCGCCGCTTCAAATTGGTGCACTTCGCCTAAAAACAGATGGCAAAACAGAAACAGTCGCAGTCCACGGAGGCTTCATCGAGGTCCGTCCTGAAGTTGTCACTGTATTGGCACAGAGTGCGGAACTGGCTGAGTCCATTGATATCGCACGTGCAAAGAAAGCTGCTGAAAAAGCTGAACAAGATCTTCAGAAAAAAACTGACGCCCTTTCTCAAAACTTAGCAGAGCTTGATTTAAAACGTGCAATTAACCGCATGCAAGTGTATGAACAACGTATTTAA
- a CDS encoding DUF1146 family protein, which translates to MDSMLGSNPLLAIVSHIFFIGISFVALQAILPENIIRKNRVFQTQLLFILLSIAIGSTVSKFFLDISYWSGRWATWF; encoded by the coding sequence ATGGACAGCATGTTAGGCAGCAATCCATTACTCGCGATCGTATCGCATATATTCTTCATTGGCATCAGCTTCGTTGCACTACAAGCAATCTTGCCAGAAAACATCATACGAAAAAACCGCGTATTCCAAACACAACTTTTGTTTATTTTGCTAAGTATTGCTATTGGTTCCACTGTATCAAAATTCTTTTTAGACATATCCTATTGGTCAGGAAGATGGGCAACATGGTTTTGA
- the murA gene encoding UDP-N-acetylglucosamine 1-carboxyvinyltransferase, with amino-acid sequence MEKIIINGGRTLQGNVRVEGAKNAVLPILAAALLASEGVNVIRDVPNLSDVRTINEVLKSLNAKITHDPEKGEVIVDSRGRLADEAQFEFVRKMRASILVMGPLLARNGFARIALPGGCAIGSRPIDQHLKGFEAMGAEISFGHGHVEAKVDGRLKGAKIYLDFPSVGATENIMTAAALAEGTTIIENAAKEPEIVDLANFINEMGGKVVGAGTDNIRIEGVTTMYASTHHIIPDRIEAGTFMVAAAITGGDVTIDNAVPEHSTALISKLTEMGVEITQLDEGIRVTAKHPLKAVDLKTMPHPGFPTDMQSQMMALMLTATGIGVLTETVFENRFMHVEEFRRMNADVKIEGRSVIVSGPSKIQGAEVAATDLRAAASLILAGLVAEGVTRVTELIHLDRGYVDFDKKLKALGADITRVSTEQEVTESQFA; translated from the coding sequence GTGGAAAAAATTATTATTAACGGCGGACGAACTTTACAAGGGAACGTACGCGTAGAAGGTGCGAAGAACGCGGTATTACCGATTTTGGCTGCTGCTTTATTGGCATCTGAAGGTGTGAATGTTATTCGTGACGTTCCAAATCTTTCAGATGTACGGACAATTAATGAAGTGCTTAAAAGTTTGAACGCAAAAATCACGCATGATCCGGAAAAAGGGGAAGTCATCGTAGATTCACGTGGAAGACTAGCTGATGAAGCACAATTTGAATTTGTACGTAAAATGCGCGCATCCATTTTAGTAATGGGACCGTTACTGGCGCGTAACGGATTCGCGCGTATCGCATTGCCGGGCGGCTGTGCAATAGGTTCAAGACCTATTGACCAACACTTGAAAGGCTTCGAAGCAATGGGAGCAGAAATTTCATTTGGACATGGCCATGTGGAAGCGAAAGTAGACGGCCGTTTAAAAGGCGCGAAAATCTACTTGGATTTCCCGAGTGTAGGCGCAACAGAAAATATTATGACGGCTGCTGCTCTCGCTGAAGGTACAACGATCATCGAGAACGCTGCCAAAGAACCTGAAATCGTCGACTTGGCGAATTTCATCAATGAAATGGGCGGTAAAGTAGTAGGTGCAGGTACGGATAATATTCGTATCGAAGGTGTAACGACAATGTATGCATCGACTCACCATATTATTCCGGATCGTATCGAAGCTGGAACATTCATGGTAGCTGCAGCCATCACGGGTGGAGACGTCACAATCGACAACGCAGTACCTGAACACTCTACAGCACTCATTTCCAAGTTGACGGAAATGGGCGTAGAAATCACACAGCTAGATGAAGGGATTCGTGTTACAGCGAAACACCCACTTAAGGCAGTCGATTTGAAGACGATGCCGCATCCAGGTTTCCCGACAGATATGCAATCACAAATGATGGCATTGATGTTAACAGCTACCGGTATCGGTGTGTTAACGGAAACGGTATTTGAAAATCGTTTTATGCACGTTGAAGAATTCCGCCGTATGAACGCAGATGTGAAGATCGAAGGACGTTCTGTTATTGTTTCAGGACCTTCAAAAATCCAAGGTGCGGAAGTCGCAGCCACAGACTTGCGTGCCGCTGCATCACTCATCCTAGCCGGACTCGTAGCAGAAGGCGTTACACGTGTGACTGAATTGATTCACTTGGATCGCGGTTATGTGGACTTCGATAAGAAGCTCAAAGCTCTAGGCGCAGACATAACACGTGTCTCCACTGAACAAGAAGTTACAGAATCTCAATTCGCATAA
- the spoIID gene encoding stage II sporulation protein D: protein MLITVIGVDEPIPLEEYVVGVVAGEMPADFHPEALKAQVIAARTYAARNTDKGIKPIAKDVSAQVYRTEAERKERWGKSFKDNEKKVRKAAEETQGQIIVYGEEIISAMFFSTSNGKTEAAQNFSGNPVEYLQSVESPGEEEVAPTVERKQELTLTEWNRKLGFNWGANQFRELKLVRNQTGRVQKIMAGQYETSGRQIREKLHLASTDFNIAYDINNQIVHITTVGYGHGVGMSQYGAEAFAQKGWTADQIVSHYYTGTKIQKINLPEDRCLKSS, encoded by the coding sequence GTGCTGATCACGGTCATAGGTGTGGACGAGCCGATTCCGCTTGAAGAGTATGTTGTCGGAGTGGTAGCAGGTGAGATGCCTGCCGATTTTCATCCCGAAGCATTGAAAGCTCAAGTCATCGCTGCCCGCACCTATGCCGCAAGAAACACAGATAAAGGAATCAAGCCGATTGCGAAAGACGTCTCTGCGCAAGTATACCGCACAGAAGCCGAACGTAAAGAGCGCTGGGGCAAGTCATTCAAAGACAATGAAAAGAAAGTCCGCAAAGCAGCAGAAGAAACGCAAGGACAAATTATTGTGTACGGCGAAGAAATCATATCTGCCATGTTTTTCTCTACATCTAATGGAAAAACAGAAGCTGCACAAAATTTCAGCGGCAATCCAGTTGAGTATTTACAAAGCGTGGAAAGTCCAGGGGAAGAAGAAGTAGCACCTACCGTAGAGCGCAAGCAAGAACTAACATTGACTGAATGGAATCGTAAACTCGGTTTCAACTGGGGCGCCAATCAATTTCGTGAACTGAAGCTCGTCCGCAATCAAACCGGACGTGTCCAGAAAATCATGGCTGGACAATATGAAACAAGTGGTCGGCAAATTCGAGAAAAACTTCATTTGGCTTCTACCGATTTCAATATTGCGTATGACATCAACAATCAAATCGTCCATATTACGACCGTCGGCTACGGCCATGGAGTCGGGATGAGTCAATACGGCGCAGAAGCCTTCGCGCAAAAAGGATGGACTGCAGACCAGATTGTGTCGCACTATTATACAGGCACAAAAATCCAAAAAATAAATTTACCTGAAGATCGATGTTTAAAATCCTCGTAA
- a CDS encoding M23 family metallopeptidase yields the protein MREEKPKAPSQENKKTKNGWFWPAIYTSVALLFIGMVWGYTALTTEDSVPSEVAKVEQPKENGTVETNATKETLKYPFDEAKVDQVAILQEFYDAEADEAVREKALLVFNQTYVTSKGLSLSMDGEPFEAVAAMSGTVEEVIVDSFKGTEIRLKHADGKTTVYGSLTGVLVKEGDVVQQGQVLATTTQNEWNPEAGVHLQFEIQQDGVSVNPHDFLAF from the coding sequence ATGCGAGAAGAAAAACCAAAAGCCCCTTCTCAGGAGAACAAGAAAACGAAGAACGGCTGGTTCTGGCCTGCCATTTATACGAGCGTAGCGCTTTTATTCATCGGCATGGTATGGGGATACACCGCATTGACGACGGAAGATTCTGTGCCGTCTGAAGTGGCAAAAGTAGAGCAGCCAAAAGAAAATGGCACGGTAGAAACAAATGCAACAAAAGAAACACTGAAGTATCCATTCGATGAAGCAAAAGTAGATCAAGTCGCCATCTTACAAGAATTCTATGATGCAGAAGCAGACGAAGCAGTGCGTGAGAAAGCACTACTCGTATTCAACCAGACGTATGTCACAAGCAAAGGACTTTCCCTATCAATGGATGGTGAACCATTCGAAGCCGTAGCGGCAATGAGTGGAACAGTCGAAGAAGTTATCGTGGATTCATTCAAAGGAACGGAAATTAGATTGAAACACGCTGACGGTAAGACGACGGTCTACGGTTCATTGACAGGCGTCCTCGTTAAAGAAGGCGACGTAGTCCAACAAGGGCAAGTGCTTGCCACAACGACTCAGAATGAATGGAATCCAGAAGCAGGCGTCCACTTGCAATTTGAAATCCAGCAAGATGGTGTATCTGTAAACCCACACGATTTCCTAGCATTTTAA
- a CDS encoding sporulation transcriptional regulator SpoIIID, with protein MHEQIRKRCVRLGKLLIETNLTVRALATATGYSKSTVHKDLTERLPNVDPCLSRKVAEILAYHKSIRHLRGGEATRQKWKNETEAQKADA; from the coding sequence GTGCACGAGCAAATTAGAAAACGCTGCGTACGACTGGGCAAGCTACTGATCGAGACCAACTTGACAGTGCGCGCGCTAGCCACTGCGACCGGCTACTCCAAAAGCACGGTCCACAAAGACTTAACTGAACGATTACCAAATGTAGATCCATGCTTGTCACGGAAAGTCGCAGAAATTCTGGCCTACCACAAATCCATCCGCCACCTACGCGGAGGAGAAGCCACCCGCCAAAAATGGAAAAATGAAACCGAAGCACAAAAAGCAGATGCCTAG